In Nicotiana tabacum cultivar K326 chromosome 21, ASM71507v2, whole genome shotgun sequence, one DNA window encodes the following:
- the LOC142175335 gene encoding uncharacterized protein LOC142175335, whose amino-acid sequence MQLKLIEPIMPCYVNPNSKGFDSNARCEYHSNTQGHSTENYWTLRKAIKNLIEAKAIVVTNNEDTPNITNNPLPTHDNTHFIGMICDDRDYKQSGKTEMVVRTIGPEPKVIVSPPQLAPLMVKGVNSSLNLACSEKTILYVPGSTKKVEVQLGGPKLYIPRGIQKIIPNNGLRNITEPVVIRPVAQLLVTNTKAISWNYNKTVMTYKGKEIVEETGEIGGLTRSGRCYSPEELRKAKQARESHLPVKEPVAEKEAEEFLKKMKLQDYSIIDQLRKTPAQISLLSLLLHSEEHRRVLIKTLNEAYVSEKTTVNHLEKMAERFFEVNRITFSDDDLPEEGAGHNRALHLMVKCEGHYVKGVMIDGGSSVDVCPLSTLQQLNIDNNRIRTSNVSIRAFDGSKRDTIGEIELTMTIGPVDFNIVFQVLDMETSYNFLLGRPWIHMARAAKEGCESIIYQAFEVIEVDQVEEGKPILHPRLSATSMMVASLMLRNGYEPGKGLGSSLQGIVNPIALFSKKNTFGLGFKPTSADIDRAKARKKNGWNLSKPIPHIAYSFVKPQFEEVQNPSTQDDIDGVCQGLKEMFYEINMVQFR is encoded by the exons ATGCAGTTGAAGTTGATTGAACCTATTATGCCGTGTTATGTGAATCcaaattcaaaaggttttgacTCAAATGCAAGATGTGAGTATCACTCTAACACCCAAGGGCATAGTACTGAAAACTATTGGACATTAAGGAAAGCCATTAAAAATTTGATTGAAGCAAAGGCAATTGTGGTAACAAACAATGAGGATACTCCTAATATCACAAACAATCCGCTCCCAACTCATGATAATAcacattttattgggatgatttgtgatgatcgGGATTATAAGCAGTCTGGCAAGACAGAGATGGTTGTTAGAACCATAGGGCCAGAACCAAAAGTGATAGTGAGCCCGCCGCAATTAGCACCATTGATGGTGAAAGGTGTGAATTCTAGTTTGAACTTGGCATGTTCTGAAAAAACGATTCTCTATGTTCCTGGAAGCACAAAAAAGGTTGAGGTTCAATTGGGTGGGCCAAAACTTTACATCCCCAGGGGCATTCAAAAGATCATTCCGAATaatggtttgaggaatataaCAGAGCCAGTCGTGATCCGACCTGTTGCCCAACTCCTAGTGACAAACACAAAAGCTATTTCCTGGAATTATAACAAGACTGtcatgacatacaaaggaaaagagatagttgAAGAAACAGGTGAAATAGGGGGCTTGACCCGCTCTGGAAGGTGTTATTCACCAGAGGAATTGAGAAAAGCTAAGCAAGCCAGGGAAAGTCATTTGCCAGTGAAAGAACCCGTTGCAGAAAAAGAAGCGGAGGAATTCCTTAAGAAGATGAAATTGCAAgactactcaatcattgaccaactaaggaaaactcctgctcagatatctttGTTATCTCTGCTTTTGCATTCAGAAGAGCATCGTCGTGTGTTGATCAAAACTTTGAACGAGGCATATGTCTCAGAAAAGACAACGGTGAATCACCTAGAAAAAATGGCTGAAAGATTCTTTGAAGTAAATAGAATTACTTTCAGCGATGATGATTTGCCTGAGGAAGGGGCTGGCCACAATAGAGCTTTGCATCTTATGGTCAAATGTGAAGGGCACTACGTAAAAGGAGTCATGATTGACGGAGGCTCAAGTGTAGATGTGTGTCCTCTTTCTACTCTACAACAGCTGAACATCGACAATAACAGAATTCGAACCAGTAATGTCAGCATCAGAGCTTTTGATGGTTCAAAAAGagacactattggggaaatcgaaCTCACCATGACAATCGGCCCGGTTGATTTTAACATTGTCTTTCAAGTGTTAGAtatggaaacttcctataattttcttttgggaaggccgtggatccatatGGCCAGAGCT GCCAAAGAAGGATGTGAATCTATCATATATCAAGCATTTGAGGTGATTGAGGTGGACCAAGTGGAAGAAGGAAAACCAATTCTGCATCCTCGTCTTTCAGCCACATCTATGATGGTAGCTTCGCTGATGTTGAGGAACGGCTATGAACCAGGAAAAGGATTGGGATCCTCTCTACAAGGAATTGTGAACCCCATTGCTCTATTTTCGAAGAAAAATACCTTTGGCTTGGGCTTTAAACCAACATCAGCTGACATAGACAGAGCCAAGGCCCGCAAAAAGAATGGTTGGAATCTGTCCAAACCAATCCCTCACATTGCCtactcttttgtcaagccacaatttgaagaagtccaaaatccttctacTCAAGATGACATTGACGGAGTTTGCCAGGGTCTCAAGGAGATGTTCTATGAGATcaatatggttcaa tTTCGATAA